CGATACCGAACTCCATGATTGAGACCTACTCCAAATGAGGAAAATCCGAATGCCCCGCTTTGAGAAATAAAAGCTATGTGCCCTGCCGCGGGAGGTTCTATATTATAAAGGGCGCCCGAGAAGGTTAGGGGGATTCCAGCTGCCAGGTTGAGGAGGCCCTGGCAGTTAGGGCCCAGAATTCTGATTTTTCCTTCCCGGGCGATATCTATTATTCGTTGTTGTAAAGACCCATCCCCAGTCTCAGCGAAACCTGAGGAATAGATTATGGCGTGATGTATTCCTTTCTCAGCGCAAGTCTCAAGCACAGACGGCACCAAATGAGCTTTTATACTAATGAGCGCCACATCTGTCGCTGCCGGAATTTCAGAGAGGTCATGATAGCACTGGAGCCCCCCCACCTGGTCGTATTTAGGGTTGACCGGATACACCGTACCGCTATATCCAAAACGCTGCATTGCTTTCAGCGTACGGCCAGTCAAGCTGTCAAGGTCAGCGGATGCCCCTACTATGGTTATACTTCGAGGTGTAAAAAGAGGGGATAAGTGATGGTTCTGACAATTCATTATGCAATAGCCTCCTTTTCGCTACTAGACCATAAAGGCTCTAGAAGCCTCAAAGAACGAAGGCAGGTTCGACAATACAAAAGGTAGATCTTTGTTATTTCGCTTGAAGACTCTAAAGCAACGGCACTCATCCAATCTCGAGCAGCATTGATAAGATTAAAGTGGGCTTCAACAAAAAGAGCCCTTTCCCCGCTCCTGAGTTGAAGATCTTCTTCGTGGGGAACAGAAACAGCCTCAATATCTCTTCGCAATGTATTAATGAGTAAACGCGTATTCTCAAGAAAATCTGCGGAAATCACGATATTTCCATCCCTATTCAAAGATCCATTTACATAGGAAATATATCGATCTATGGGAGAGAAGATCGTGCTGTGTGTTTCTCTTTCTGGAAGAGATGGGCAGTTTGTTTCTAGTGCATTCACCGTTTGCTCAAGCAAAGTAACCCCACTTGGGGTTAAGAAGTTCTGGAACAAATCCACGTGCTCCCGCTTCATAACTCTCATCCTCCTATAATAGAAAATGGCCGTCCCCGAGGACGGCCACCAAAGGCTAAGAGTTCAAAAGCGAAATTGCCCCTTTATTTTAAGAGGGGTTTTTCCACAAGCCTTCCCGAATCCTCGCGGGAACTTGCATCTCTTCATCAGGCCGGTCTCCTGGCTTGCTTTCACTCTTTGGAACCCCTTCCCAGAAAAAACTCTTTCCAGTGGTATTTGGTCCCATCGTCAAGCACACAGTGGCGGGTCCGCGCCGGCTTTTCACCGGACTTCCCGTACACCTGCTGAAGTTTTATTGTATTTATTACTTTACACTCTATTCGACAAAAAAGTCAATACAAATCTTCCCTTAAAAGCATTTTCCTTTTTTCATAAAAATTAGACCTTTTTAGTATTTTTTTTAAGATAAAAAAGAGAAAAAACAATGAGGTTTAAAGCCCCTTTATGCTTACGCAAACAAGGAAGTAATACAGGAAAGGGAAGCCTGAAAATATTCTATTTATTTTTCCCCCCTTTTCCTTTACAATACCACCATGCTCTATAGTAAGGAGGTTATGATCATGGACTGGGGAATGGTTCCGGGAGAAACTGTTGTTATTAAATCGAAGAATATTACCCTTCGGGATATAGTACAGGCCATCGTGGATGGCGCTGACACTGTCCCTGCGATAAAAGAGGTCTTTAGTCTAATGGATAGTGACGAAGGAGTTAATGATCTTGGCGACATACTGGATGTTTTTGTCCCGGCTGTTGAAGCGCTCCGCGGTGGCGGTGGGTGAGCAAGCTGCACTGGTCAGTGCACCAGTTGTCAGTAACATCGTCAGCAAATTGAACCTTGCCGAAGATTATTGAGAGAATTGGGCTATTGGTTAACTAATAGCCCTTTTTATTTTGCCGTCTCAGGAGGGGCGAATTCGCATAGAATTCAAGATCACTGAAATTGAACTGAAGGCCATGGCCGTTTCCGCAATGGCAGGGTGGAGCAGGGCCCCCATGGCGAGTGGAATGGCGATGACGTTATAGGCAAAGGCCCAAAAGAGGTTTTGACGGATGACTGTAAAGGTCTGGCGGGAAATCTCAATAGCGTCGGCAATAGATGAAATTCCGCCGCGCACAACAACTATGTCTGCGCTATCTATGGCGAGATCTGTTCCCGTACCAATAGCCACGCCAATATCCGCTCCCTTTAAGGCCGCGGCATCGTTCATCCCGTCACCCACCATGAGCACTTTTTTCCCATGGGCCTGGAAATCCCTCAGGATATTCAGTTTCTCTTCTGGTCGAATGCCAGCGTAAATCTTTTCTATACCAACGCGGCCAGCTACGGCCTGAGCTGTACGCTCGTTGTCTCCCGTTACCATCACAGGGATGATACCTAGTTTTTTAAGACGTTCTACGGCCTCTATAGAATCCCTTCTCAAGGGATCTTCTATTGCTATAAAACCGGCAATTTTCTCGTTCTTGCGTACTTCCACCACCGTTCGCCCCATAGAAAGCTGCCTGCTATAAAGAGAGGAGTCGTGAGTTTTTCCAACAAAGTACAGATCGTCCCCTACAGTGCCCCTCACTCCCTCTCCCGCAATCTCTTCCATAGAGACAGGTTCGAGCTGTGTTGCCCTGGCCGATGATATGGCCTTGGCCAAGGGATGGATAGAATGGCGTTCCAGGGCTGCTACCCTTTCCATATCATCGTCAGAAAGATTGGTCTCAACAACTTCGGGGCTTCCCTGAGTAATTGTGCCCGTCTTATCCATAAGCACAATGCCCACTTCCTTCGCCGTCTGTATGGCCTCGGCATTGCGAATGACAAGCCCCTTCCTGGAAGCCGCGCCTGTGCCAGTAATAAGGGCCATGGGGGTGGCAAGACCTAGAGCACAGGGGCAAGCTATTACGAGAGTGGAAATGAATCCGAAAACAGCAATTGACAGGGGGTCGCGCACAGAGGTGACCCACGGCAGATAACGGCTTGCTCCATCGAGAAAAGAAGCAAAACGATGGATACCGAAAAACCAGAATAGACCGCTGATAACAGCAAGGGCAGCAACGACTGGAACAAAATAATTTGTCACTCTGTCGGCAAAGGCCTGAATTGGTATTTTTGCTCCCTGGGCTTCCTGAATAAGAGCAATCATCTGAGCTAAAAAGCTATCCTCCCCAATTTTTGTCGCCTGAACCTTTATTGATCCCGTGAGGTTGAGGGAGCCGCCCGTCACTTCTTCTTCCAATTTTTTCTGAACAGGAATGGATTCGCCGGTAATCATAGATTCATCTACAGATGTAGCCCCGTCGATGATCTTTCCATCGGCAGGAATTCGTTCCCCGGGCCTGACCATAAGAATGAATCCTTCTTTAACCGCTTCGATAGGCACTGCTATTTCTCGACCCGATTCGTCAAGGATGCGAGCTTCTCTGGCCTGTATTGCCAAAAGAGACTTAATTTCCTTGGAAGCCCTGTCACGAAGATGGGACTCAATAAAACGCCCCGTCACATGAAGAGCGATGATCATAGCGCCAATGGCTCCAAAAGAAGTTACCTTAACTCCCACAAGAAGCAGAATAGCGGTAGACCAGGCCGCTAACGCCCCAAGGGAAACAAGTACATCCATATTTGCGTGAAAATGGGAGAGGGCAATCCAGGCCCCTTTCATGGAAGCCCGACCAGCGCCAAAGAGCACAATGGCACCGCCAATAGCTTCGACAAAGGGAAACCAGGGCATATGAAACCCCGCCATATGGACGACCATAAGGAACATGAGAGGAACCGTTATACCCCAACTTATAAGAAGGTTTCTTTTTGCCCCTTCATAACGACGGCGATCAAGGTCTTCCGGCTGTTCATAGGAAACGTCATATCCGGCCTTTCTTACCGCTTCTTCCAGCTCTTCCATTGAAACATCTTTATCAAGAACCACAAAAGCAGTTTCTGTTGCCAAATTCACTCCCGCAAAAATAACCCCGTCTACTTTTTTAAGAGACCGTTCAACGATCCTCGCACAGGTGGCGCACGTCATGCCTGTTACTGAAAAAGATATTTTTTTAGAGTTTTCGCCCCTTGTCATCATAGAAACAGCTCCTTGTAGAAATACTATAGATTTGGTAGGATATCTTTTTGTTATTATGCCATAATACCCTCCATATGTATAGTAAAAAGGCCGCTTTTCTCACACCATAGAGAGAGCGGCCTCCAAGTTCCTTGATTTTAGTTTTGAAGAGTTGCAGGGTATCCTGCCTCTTCAAGGGCTTCGAGAATTTTCTGGGGGGCATCCGTTTCAATAGTAACTGTTTTTGTTTCTAGTCTGAT
This region of Aminobacterium colombiense DSM 12261 genomic DNA includes:
- a CDS encoding heavy-metal-associated domain-containing protein → MKKHVFHVPDMSCGHCVKRISSALEEEGLTDFEIRLETKTVTIETDAPQKILEALEEAGYPATLQN
- a CDS encoding heavy metal translocating P-type ATPase, translated to MMTRGENSKKISFSVTGMTCATCARIVERSLKKVDGVIFAGVNLATETAFVVLDKDVSMEELEEAVRKAGYDVSYEQPEDLDRRRYEGAKRNLLISWGITVPLMFLMVVHMAGFHMPWFPFVEAIGGAIVLFGAGRASMKGAWIALSHFHANMDVLVSLGALAAWSTAILLLVGVKVTSFGAIGAMIIALHVTGRFIESHLRDRASKEIKSLLAIQAREARILDESGREIAVPIEAVKEGFILMVRPGERIPADGKIIDGATSVDESMITGESIPVQKKLEEEVTGGSLNLTGSIKVQATKIGEDSFLAQMIALIQEAQGAKIPIQAFADRVTNYFVPVVAALAVISGLFWFFGIHRFASFLDGASRYLPWVTSVRDPLSIAVFGFISTLVIACPCALGLATPMALITGTGAASRKGLVIRNAEAIQTAKEVGIVLMDKTGTITQGSPEVVETNLSDDDMERVAALERHSIHPLAKAISSARATQLEPVSMEEIAGEGVRGTVGDDLYFVGKTHDSSLYSRQLSMGRTVVEVRKNEKIAGFIAIEDPLRRDSIEAVERLKKLGIIPVMVTGDNERTAQAVAGRVGIEKIYAGIRPEEKLNILRDFQAHGKKVLMVGDGMNDAAALKGADIGVAIGTGTDLAIDSADIVVVRGGISSIADAIEISRQTFTVIRQNLFWAFAYNVIAIPLAMGALLHPAIAETAMAFSSISVILNSMRIRPS